From the Rhinatrema bivittatum chromosome 3, aRhiBiv1.1, whole genome shotgun sequence genome, one window contains:
- the LOC115086962 gene encoding uncharacterized protein LOC115086962 isoform X2, with translation MIAAGAVWLEPRCFRFSCSPGWSHASAHPEAWRTLSLSSRDWSCAVTTCMARNPPTLSPVAWSRATSALPAARGRRRAPYTVGASLLHPEQPRGCRRTPHMAEAALLPPMRPGGCRQQPHVAWRPPTLPRALHGKGPSSPALPCAWSRFSSIYRSLDAAAHLGACFGAYHLLLLSSVSSAAGTPLSKVLSIFFLRSKATLPLLS, from the exons atgatcgcggccggggcag TGTGGCTGGAGCCACGCTGTTTCAGATTTTCCTGCAGCCCGGGCTGGAGCCACGCTTCTGCACATCCCGAGGCCTGGAGGACGCTGTCACTCTCTTCACGTGACTGGAGCTGTGCTGTGACAACCTGCATGGCCCGGAACCCACCTACACTCTCACCTGTGGCATGGAGCCGTGCTACTTCAGCTCTTCCTGCAGCCCGAGGTCGCCGACGTGCTCCTTACACAGTTGGAGCCTCGCTACTACACCCTGAGCAGCCCAGAGGTTGCCGACGCACTCCCCACATGGCTGAAGCTGCACTGCTGCCTCCTATGCGGCCAGGAGGTTGCCGACAGCAACctcatgtggcctggaggccaccgaccTTACCTCGAGCCCTACATGGGAAAGGGCCATCATCCCCGGCCTTGCCTTGTGCCTGGAGCCGTTTTTCCTCCATCTACAGAAGCTTGGATGCCGCCGCTCACCTTGGGGCCTGCTTCGGGGCCTATCATCTGCTCCTGCTCTCTTCAGtgtcttcagcggcagggacgccgctctccaaggtcctgtcCATCTTCTTCCTAAGGAGCAAAGCCAcgctgcctctcctctcttaa
- the LOC115086962 gene encoding uncharacterized protein LOC115086962 isoform X1: MPMPMIEDAASAVWLEPRCFRFSCSPGWSHASAHPEAWRTLSLSSRDWSCAVTTCMARNPPTLSPVAWSRATSALPAARGRRRAPYTVGASLLHPEQPRGCRRTPHMAEAALLPPMRPGGCRQQPHVAWRPPTLPRALHGKGPSSPALPCAWSRFSSIYRSLDAAAHLGACFGAYHLLLLSSVSSAAGTPLSKVLSIFFLRSKATLPLLS; this comes from the exons atgccaatgccaATGATAGaggatgctgcttctgcag TGTGGCTGGAGCCACGCTGTTTCAGATTTTCCTGCAGCCCGGGCTGGAGCCACGCTTCTGCACATCCCGAGGCCTGGAGGACGCTGTCACTCTCTTCACGTGACTGGAGCTGTGCTGTGACAACCTGCATGGCCCGGAACCCACCTACACTCTCACCTGTGGCATGGAGCCGTGCTACTTCAGCTCTTCCTGCAGCCCGAGGTCGCCGACGTGCTCCTTACACAGTTGGAGCCTCGCTACTACACCCTGAGCAGCCCAGAGGTTGCCGACGCACTCCCCACATGGCTGAAGCTGCACTGCTGCCTCCTATGCGGCCAGGAGGTTGCCGACAGCAACctcatgtggcctggaggccaccgaccTTACCTCGAGCCCTACATGGGAAAGGGCCATCATCCCCGGCCTTGCCTTGTGCCTGGAGCCGTTTTTCCTCCATCTACAGAAGCTTGGATGCCGCCGCTCACCTTGGGGCCTGCTTCGGGGCCTATCATCTGCTCCTGCTCTCTTCAGtgtcttcagcggcagggacgccgctctccaaggtcctgtcCATCTTCTTCCTAAGGAGCAAAGCCAcgctgcctctcctctcttaa